The Sporosarcina ureae genome includes a region encoding these proteins:
- a CDS encoding copper resistance D family protein, giving the protein MIWIYISESLLYLCFSLLMGAFIIQFIPERLKPEIRISKRLLQLAILGVVFFSITPLIKVILFLYEDIGLLLTMQNVLTGFEVGKAWTVTIIVAVFFYLFVSLFSVLNSKVLSGISLAFTVVLLLALGWASHGASLTEWSGFVVHSLHFLAVTVWIGILLIVGWCSKNAENWLSYLRWFTPLAIACFLTIIGTGLFLMTLVIDVNEYSDAWMLPYGQALLVKHLTIIPVLFFACINGFWIKRKLKRNEPMNPIPWLKFESVLLFFTFVSTGVLGQQEPPHSIETTLAGSGPSANFEYFYSGVIEPSMSWQFGFNTVNILFFTVAMIFMGLIVFSFKKKAPAIVPFFMGIFSVLSLYFGFMSSMQS; this is encoded by the coding sequence ATGATTTGGATATATATTTCAGAAAGTTTATTGTATCTATGTTTCTCCCTATTAATGGGCGCGTTTATCATTCAATTCATTCCAGAACGTTTGAAACCTGAAATCCGTATTTCGAAGAGGCTACTTCAGTTGGCCATACTAGGCGTCGTGTTCTTTTCCATTACCCCTCTGATTAAAGTCATTTTATTTCTTTATGAAGACATCGGTCTACTGTTGACGATGCAAAATGTGCTTACGGGGTTTGAAGTAGGAAAGGCATGGACAGTGACGATCATAGTTGCCGTATTCTTTTATTTGTTTGTCTCCTTGTTTTCAGTCTTGAATAGCAAAGTACTTTCTGGCATTTCATTGGCTTTCACTGTTGTCTTGCTCCTAGCACTAGGATGGGCAAGTCATGGAGCGTCGCTAACAGAATGGAGTGGATTCGTTGTTCACTCTTTGCACTTTCTAGCTGTGACGGTATGGATAGGGATCCTCTTGATCGTCGGTTGGTGTTCGAAAAACGCTGAGAATTGGCTTTCCTATTTACGCTGGTTTACGCCATTGGCCATCGCGTGTTTTCTTACGATTATAGGAACGGGTTTATTTCTCATGACATTGGTGATCGATGTAAATGAGTATAGCGATGCATGGATGCTACCTTATGGACAAGCTTTATTGGTGAAGCATTTGACTATCATTCCTGTTCTGTTTTTCGCTTGTATCAACGGGTTTTGGATTAAACGTAAACTGAAAAGAAACGAGCCAATGAATCCGATACCGTGGTTGAAGTTCGAAAGCGTGCTGCTATTCTTTACGTTCGTTTCGACAGGCGTCTTAGGGCAACAGGAACCACCACATAGTATCGAGACTACTCTCGCAGGTAGCGGTCCTTCGGCAAACTTTGAGTACTTTTATTCGGGGGTTATTGAACCTTCTATGAGTTGGCAATTTGGTTTTAACACAGTAAACATTCTATTTTTTACAGTAGCGATGATCTTCATGGGGCTGATCGTATTTAGCTTCAAGAAAAAGGCGCCCGCAATTGTCCCGTTTTTCATGGGGATATTCAGTGTCCTTTCGCTTTATTTTGGATTTATGTCTAGCATGCAATCATAA
- a CDS encoding copper resistance CopC family protein, whose protein sequence is MRKNIVMMTILLFIISANTVSAHTGLTSATPADGEVVFGEIHEMTLDFNTKIEATSTVKVFNEANEEVTVSHTSVNDHIMTAGFLSPLDPSTYTVDWKIIGADGHPIQGTYSFVVNQDESKDPIASEEAQKTPVQPSEKQVEEKVEQPVEVQSKIASNDVLVIILVVLFTIAGGFFGWIIGRRQT, encoded by the coding sequence ATGAGGAAAAATATTGTCATGATGACCATTTTGTTATTCATCATCTCAGCAAATACCGTATCCGCACATACTGGTCTAACTAGTGCTACCCCAGCTGATGGTGAAGTGGTTTTTGGAGAAATTCATGAAATGACATTGGATTTTAATACGAAAATCGAAGCCACAAGTACGGTGAAAGTTTTTAACGAAGCGAATGAGGAAGTAACCGTCAGTCATACCAGCGTGAATGATCATATTATGACAGCTGGTTTTTTATCTCCGTTAGATCCTAGTACATATACTGTGGACTGGAAGATTATCGGTGCGGATGGTCATCCGATACAAGGAACGTATTCATTCGTTGTTAATCAAGACGAATCAAAGGATCCAATCGCGTCAGAAGAAGCTCAAAAAACACCTGTTCAGCCCAGTGAAAAACAAGTAGAAGAAAAAGTGGAGCAGCCAGTGGAAGTTCAATCAAAAATAGCTTCGAATGATGTCCTAGTGATCATCTTGGTCGTTTTATTTACGATTGCTGGTGGATTTTTCGGCTGGATCATAGGAAGAAGGCAAACATAA
- a CDS encoding ArsR/SmtB family transcription factor yields the protein MIQEELELKVKFLRAFGDKTRVQILECIKYEEKTVSQIVESVEGNQSNISQHLACLRGCGIIVGRQEGKYVYYGLRNQQIKELLDTFDQVLNQIENNVACCENHIS from the coding sequence ATGATACAAGAAGAATTAGAACTTAAAGTGAAGTTTTTGCGTGCATTTGGCGACAAAACCAGGGTGCAAATATTGGAATGCATCAAATACGAGGAAAAGACTGTCTCACAAATTGTTGAAAGTGTAGAAGGTAATCAGTCCAATATCTCGCAACACTTAGCTTGTCTAAGAGGTTGTGGAATTATTGTAGGAAGACAAGAAGGTAAATACGTCTACTATGGACTACGAAATCAACAAATTAAAGAATTACTAGACACATTTGATCAGGTGTTGAATCAAATTGAGAACAATGTCGCTTGCTGTGAAAATCATATAAGTTAA
- a CDS encoding heavy metal translocating P-type ATPase — protein sequence MEKSTCCSSNARNTEVQDTSCCTATPTVEESCCSSTEKPVDPVNMNLDQGIKEEFRVHGMDCPACAVTIEKNLRTLQHINEVNVNYSSGKMQISATQELDEELIQKQMKKLGFEVEPSKVNHNVQNYFIEGMDCGSCALTIENHLNHLPAVKHVKVNFSTGKMKIEHENSPEEIMNEVAKAGFKASPISANKQTPSSTHSRKQNEAVIFSGILIALAFMGSYTGVSPYVTTFMYIVAMIVSGFKPVKSAYYAIRSRSLDMNVLMSAAAIGAAILGEWLEGATVVWLFSLGLTLQNRAIEKTRKSIRGLMELTPPEAWVKIGHELIKKPVEEVSVNDIIVVKPGDRIPLDGEITDGESSVNQAAITGESIPVDKSIGSFVYAGSINEHGSLTVKVTKLMEDTTISKIIHLVEEAQEKKAPTEAFIDKFARIYTPIVFILALLVMVVPPVLTFGTWEEWIYKGLMLLVIACPCALVISTPVAIVTALGNAAKNGVLIKGGTFLENAGSIDAIAFDKTGTLTEGKPKVTNVVTFHDSETNMLSIARTLEEHSTHPIATTIVEYTKEQNIQAMKGTQFKNVVGKGIQATIEEIPYFAGNSKLFEEIGAPLHEYSQQISSLQNEGKTIIIIGSAQKILGIIGVSDTIRETTKRSVKNLKKIGVQQIVMLTGDNEGTAKAIASEAGMNRYYAELLPEDKVHTIKQLQEEGYRVAMIGDGINDAPALATADLGIAMGGAGTDTAMDTADIILMADNLEKLPHTMNLSRKALSIIKQNIWFSLIVKAVALLLIFPGWLTLWIAVLSDTGAALIVILNALRLLRVRS from the coding sequence ATCGAAAAATCAACCTGTTGCAGTAGTAACGCTAGAAATACGGAAGTACAAGATACTAGTTGTTGTACTGCCACGCCTACTGTAGAAGAAAGTTGTTGCAGTAGTACAGAAAAACCTGTAGATCCTGTTAACATGAACTTGGATCAGGGAATCAAAGAGGAATTTCGGGTGCATGGAATGGATTGCCCGGCTTGTGCGGTAACCATTGAAAAGAACTTACGCACTCTCCAACACATCAATGAAGTGAATGTGAATTATAGTTCTGGCAAAATGCAAATCAGCGCAACTCAAGAACTTGATGAAGAGTTAATTCAAAAACAGATGAAAAAGCTCGGTTTCGAAGTCGAACCTAGCAAAGTGAATCACAACGTACAGAATTACTTTATTGAAGGCATGGATTGTGGATCTTGTGCGCTAACAATTGAAAACCATTTGAACCACCTTCCGGCAGTTAAACACGTGAAGGTGAATTTCTCAACAGGTAAAATGAAAATTGAACATGAAAATAGTCCTGAAGAAATTATGAACGAAGTAGCGAAAGCAGGATTTAAAGCATCACCTATTTCTGCAAATAAGCAGACGCCTTCTTCCACACATTCTCGTAAACAGAATGAAGCGGTCATTTTTTCAGGTATCCTCATCGCACTAGCTTTCATGGGATCGTATACAGGAGTTTCTCCTTATGTAACAACATTCATGTACATCGTGGCCATGATCGTCAGTGGCTTTAAGCCGGTCAAGAGTGCATATTACGCAATTAGAAGCCGTTCATTGGACATGAATGTGCTCATGTCCGCTGCAGCAATCGGAGCCGCTATATTAGGCGAATGGCTTGAAGGCGCCACTGTAGTTTGGCTGTTTTCTTTAGGGCTCACCCTACAAAATCGAGCCATCGAAAAAACACGGAAATCCATTCGGGGACTTATGGAGTTAACACCGCCTGAAGCTTGGGTAAAAATCGGCCATGAATTAATCAAAAAGCCTGTTGAAGAAGTATCCGTTAATGACATCATTGTCGTCAAACCTGGAGACAGAATCCCATTGGATGGGGAAATCACCGATGGGGAATCCAGTGTCAATCAAGCTGCGATTACAGGAGAATCGATACCCGTTGATAAATCTATAGGCAGTTTTGTATACGCGGGCTCTATCAATGAACACGGCTCACTCACCGTTAAAGTGACTAAACTAATGGAAGATACAACGATCTCCAAAATCATTCACTTAGTTGAAGAAGCCCAAGAGAAAAAGGCGCCAACGGAAGCATTTATCGATAAATTCGCCCGGATTTACACGCCCATCGTATTCATACTGGCTCTCTTGGTGATGGTCGTTCCTCCGGTATTGACGTTCGGTACTTGGGAAGAATGGATTTACAAAGGACTCATGCTATTAGTCATCGCTTGTCCTTGTGCGCTCGTTATATCCACTCCCGTTGCGATCGTGACGGCACTTGGAAATGCTGCTAAAAATGGTGTCCTCATTAAAGGGGGAACATTCTTAGAAAACGCTGGATCTATTGATGCCATTGCCTTTGACAAAACAGGCACACTGACAGAAGGTAAACCGAAAGTTACGAATGTCGTGACCTTTCATGATTCCGAAACAAACATGTTATCGATCGCTCGAACGTTAGAAGAGCACTCTACCCATCCCATCGCTACCACCATCGTGGAGTACACAAAAGAACAAAACATTCAAGCGATGAAGGGTACGCAGTTTAAGAACGTGGTAGGAAAAGGCATCCAAGCGACAATCGAAGAGATACCGTACTTTGCAGGAAACAGTAAGTTATTTGAAGAGATCGGTGCCCCTCTCCATGAGTATTCACAACAGATTTCCAGCCTGCAAAATGAAGGGAAAACTATTATCATAATAGGTTCCGCTCAAAAGATTTTAGGTATCATTGGCGTTTCGGATACCATTCGAGAAACAACAAAACGATCGGTAAAAAACCTAAAGAAAATCGGTGTTCAACAAATCGTTATGCTGACGGGAGATAACGAAGGGACAGCAAAAGCCATCGCTTCCGAAGCCGGCATGAACCGATATTATGCTGAACTGTTACCGGAAGATAAAGTGCATACGATAAAACAACTGCAGGAAGAAGGATATCGCGTGGCTATGATTGGAGATGGCATTAACGATGCCCCTGCACTAGCAACGGCTGACCTTGGTATAGCAATGGGCGGTGCGGGTACAGATACAGCCATGGACACCGCAGATATCATATTAATGGCTGACAACTTAGAGAAACTCCCACACACCATGAATCTCAGCCGAAAAGCATTGTCGATTATCAAACAAAACATTTGGTTTTCATTAATCGTAAAAGCAGTGGCTTTACTGTTGATCTTCCCGGGATGGTTGACATTATGGATTGCGGTATTAAGTGATACCGGTGCTGCGCTAATTGTGATTTTGAATGCGCTTCGGCTTTTGAGGGTTCGGAGTTAG
- a CDS encoding cytochrome P450, producing the protein MKKLPETKVKVTDVKELINKGYNLLGELREEVGAPVVKAEFLTKEITVIYGEEAARKFYDPENFKREGAMPKPVLKTLFGEGGVQTLDGDEHHHRKSYFMDLMSPDRMEEYHELLAKNVSKELDKQHGEFELFDLANRVLFNSISEWCGINLEQFDSKTLEKLARNQISMISGAVTSPVDHIKGITDRNESEKWAEDLIKEAREHPVPGKEHLALYTFAHATDLDGELLPVEVAAVELLNIIRPTVALTVWVALMGHALFAKRGIYEELQSDFDNLQDSFIQELRRYYPFFPMLPAIAVSDVEVDGYLIPKDSWVVLDLYGSNHDKRTIDSPEQFDSKRFVGKAKDISYEEEYEMIAQGGGKFREMHRCAGEWITLHSLRVFSDHLVNQYEFTVPEQDWTIPMNQFPTYPTSKVLLFKE; encoded by the coding sequence ATGAAAAAATTACCCGAAACCAAAGTTAAAGTAACAGATGTGAAGGAATTAATTAATAAAGGATATAATTTGTTAGGAGAACTTCGCGAAGAAGTGGGTGCACCCGTAGTGAAAGCGGAGTTCTTAACGAAAGAAATAACGGTTATTTACGGGGAAGAGGCGGCCCGTAAATTTTATGATCCGGAAAACTTTAAACGTGAAGGCGCTATGCCGAAACCGGTCTTGAAAACTTTATTCGGTGAGGGCGGTGTGCAGACTTTAGATGGTGACGAACACCATCATCGGAAGAGTTACTTCATGGATTTAATGTCTCCGGATCGAATGGAAGAGTACCATGAATTATTAGCGAAGAATGTATCTAAAGAGTTAGACAAACAGCATGGTGAGTTTGAGTTGTTTGACCTCGCGAATAGAGTGTTGTTTAATTCCATCTCGGAATGGTGCGGGATCAACTTGGAACAATTTGACTCGAAGACGTTGGAAAAATTGGCGAGAAATCAAATTTCTATGATTAGTGGAGCCGTTACATCTCCTGTAGACCACATAAAAGGGATTACGGATCGAAATGAGTCCGAAAAATGGGCTGAAGATCTCATAAAAGAAGCACGAGAGCACCCGGTGCCAGGGAAAGAACATCTCGCGCTATATACTTTTGCCCATGCAACGGACCTCGATGGAGAACTTTTACCTGTGGAAGTAGCAGCAGTGGAATTATTAAACATCATCCGTCCGACAGTGGCGTTAACTGTTTGGGTAGCGTTAATGGGGCATGCACTTTTTGCGAAACGAGGTATTTACGAAGAATTACAAAGTGATTTTGATAACTTGCAAGATTCTTTCATTCAAGAACTGCGTCGTTACTATCCATTTTTCCCGATGCTACCAGCGATTGCTGTGAGTGATGTAGAAGTTGATGGATACTTGATTCCTAAAGATAGCTGGGTTGTCTTGGATTTGTACGGTAGTAACCATGACAAGCGTACCATCGATTCTCCGGAGCAATTTGATAGTAAGCGATTTGTAGGAAAAGCGAAAGATATTTCCTATGAAGAAGAGTATGAAATGATTGCACAAGGTGGCGGGAAGTTCAGAGAAATGCATCGCTGTGCGGGGGAATGGATTACTCTTCACAGCTTACGTGTCTTTTCTGATCATTTAGTGAATCAATATGAATTTACCGTCCCCGAGCAAGATTGGACGATTCCAATGAATCAGTTCCCGACGTATCCAACTAGTAAAGTATTGTTATTCAAAGAGTGA
- a CDS encoding betaine/proline/choline family ABC transporter ATP-binding protein (Members of the family are the ATP-binding subunit of ABC transporters for substrates such as betaine, L-proline or other amino acids, choline, carnitine, etc. The substrate specificity is best determined from the substrate-binding subunit, rather than this subunit, as it interacts with the permease subunit and not with substrate directly.), which translates to MLKFENVTKTYDDGFQAVKSVNFEIAEGELLVLIGPSGSGKSTTMKMINRIIPHTSGKISINGKDIKSYNAAELRRNIGYVIQQVGLFPHYTIEKNISIVPQLKNWNENKTRTRVLDLLEMVGLDPKIYATRYPKELSGGQQQRVGIARALAANPDVILMDEPFSALDPITREQLQEELIKLHKKLKKTIVFVTHDMDEALKMGDRIAIMKDGNLLQLDTPEKLLHEPAHGFVEEFMGKHRIIQNPELMPVTEIMAEKVVTTRSNTSPERAISLIRQRKITDLLVIDDHKKLLGIVSAYDLIKQIDGIKTIDEVMKPAVPFLLDSATAKDAIIMMDASPFGMIPIVNEQHILVGLVNRGSLLSAMSSQWTDKGDDLDE; encoded by the coding sequence ATGCTAAAGTTTGAAAATGTGACTAAAACGTATGATGATGGATTTCAAGCTGTGAAATCTGTCAACTTCGAGATTGCTGAAGGTGAACTACTTGTTCTAATAGGACCGAGTGGTTCAGGTAAATCTACTACTATGAAAATGATTAACCGGATCATCCCACACACAAGTGGAAAAATTTCTATCAACGGCAAAGATATCAAATCTTACAACGCTGCTGAACTTCGCAGAAATATCGGTTACGTCATTCAACAAGTCGGGCTTTTCCCTCATTACACGATCGAAAAAAATATCTCTATTGTACCCCAACTGAAAAATTGGAACGAAAACAAAACGAGAACACGCGTACTCGATCTACTTGAAATGGTCGGACTCGATCCGAAAATTTATGCTACACGGTATCCAAAAGAATTATCAGGTGGACAACAACAACGTGTCGGAATTGCGAGAGCGCTTGCAGCGAATCCAGATGTCATATTGATGGATGAACCGTTCAGTGCGCTGGACCCCATTACACGTGAGCAGTTGCAAGAAGAATTAATTAAACTACACAAAAAGTTAAAGAAGACCATTGTCTTTGTCACACACGACATGGACGAAGCGTTAAAGATGGGCGACCGTATTGCCATTATGAAAGACGGCAATTTACTTCAGTTAGACACTCCAGAGAAACTACTACATGAACCCGCTCACGGCTTTGTAGAAGAGTTTATGGGTAAGCATCGAATTATCCAAAACCCTGAACTGATGCCGGTTACGGAAATTATGGCAGAGAAGGTAGTCACTACCCGTTCGAACACTTCTCCAGAACGAGCCATTTCACTTATACGTCAACGAAAAATCACCGATCTTCTCGTTATAGATGATCATAAGAAACTACTTGGTATTGTGTCCGCTTACGATTTAATCAAACAGATAGACGGCATCAAAACCATTGATGAAGTGATGAAACCAGCTGTACCTTTTTTACTGGATTCGGCAACGGCAAAAGACGCCATTATCATGATGGACGCCTCACCGTTCGGCATGATTCCTATTGTCAATGAACAACATATACTAGTAGGACTCGTCAATCGTGGCTCCTTACTCTCTGCGATGTCTAGTCAATGGACAGATAAGGGGGACGATCTAGATGAATAA
- a CDS encoding ABC transporter permease: protein MNNLNIWQQLVEQTKLRWQEVLQATSIHIQLVFFSMILAVLIAVTLGILITRVPKLKTGVLGAAGIMQTIPSLAVLGFMIPIFGIGVKTAIAALFLYSLLPIMRNTYTGIKDVDPATIEAAKGMGMTSTQILFKVELPLAIPIIMAGIRTAAVINVGNATLAAFIGAGGLGDFIFLGITRGIDGLILLGAIPAAILAIALETFFSAVERWTTPKGLR, encoded by the coding sequence ATGAATAATTTAAATATATGGCAACAACTTGTAGAACAAACCAAATTGCGATGGCAAGAAGTACTCCAAGCAACATCCATCCATATTCAACTCGTATTCTTCTCAATGATCCTCGCGGTACTCATTGCGGTAACGCTCGGAATTCTTATTACACGCGTACCTAAACTGAAAACTGGAGTCCTCGGTGCGGCAGGCATTATGCAAACCATCCCGAGTTTAGCTGTACTTGGTTTCATGATTCCCATTTTCGGAATTGGCGTCAAAACAGCTATCGCTGCGTTATTTCTTTACTCTTTACTGCCTATTATGCGAAACACGTACACGGGGATTAAAGACGTTGATCCAGCCACAATTGAAGCCGCGAAAGGTATGGGTATGACGAGCACGCAAATTCTATTTAAAGTAGAATTGCCACTTGCCATCCCTATTATTATGGCCGGAATTCGAACAGCGGCAGTGATTAACGTCGGTAACGCAACACTGGCTGCATTCATCGGAGCAGGTGGACTCGGTGACTTCATTTTCCTCGGCATTACACGTGGAATTGACGGATTGATCTTACTTGGGGCTATTCCAGCAGCGATCCTTGCGATTGCTCTTGAAACGTTCTTTAGCGCCGTTGAACGTTGGACGACGCCGAAAGGATTGAGATGA
- a CDS encoding glycine betaine ABC transporter substrate-binding protein encodes MKNKLTLLLVTTLLASLLSGCIFNEKDSLRIGSRNNTESIILSNIMGQLIEDRLGVDIIYKENLGGSSVVWNAMTNDHIDVIPDYTGTIVVTYYQEEPGTAEETLAATKRLVAGDNITALGTFGFNNTYTLALDEAKAEELGLVTFSDFAKVSKDFTLGAVFEFIDRPDGLPGFEKEYDIQFKDVKGMDHGMMYRAIGANEVNVINSYTTDGQLAIANLRVLEDDKSYFPPYHALPLVRDETLKEYPELEEILGLLEGQIDEETMQIMNGKVDNDGIMVELVAKEFLVDSGLIEE; translated from the coding sequence TTGAAAAACAAACTCACATTATTGCTCGTCACGACCTTACTGGCTAGCCTACTGTCAGGTTGTATATTCAATGAAAAAGATTCACTTAGAATCGGTTCGCGTAATAATACGGAAAGTATTATTTTATCCAATATCATGGGACAATTAATTGAGGACCGATTAGGTGTAGACATTATTTACAAAGAAAACTTGGGCGGCTCATCTGTCGTCTGGAACGCCATGACGAATGATCATATCGACGTCATCCCGGACTATACAGGAACCATCGTCGTGACGTATTACCAAGAAGAGCCTGGCACAGCTGAAGAAACATTAGCTGCAACTAAACGACTGGTTGCTGGTGACAACATCACCGCACTCGGTACGTTCGGATTCAATAACACGTACACACTCGCACTTGACGAAGCGAAAGCTGAAGAATTAGGTCTCGTGACATTTAGTGATTTCGCTAAAGTGTCCAAAGACTTTACATTGGGTGCCGTATTCGAATTTATCGACCGACCAGACGGATTACCTGGTTTCGAAAAAGAATATGACATCCAGTTTAAAGACGTCAAAGGGATGGATCACGGCATGATGTACCGTGCAATCGGTGCAAACGAAGTAAATGTCATCAACTCCTACACCACAGATGGACAGCTCGCAATCGCGAATCTACGCGTGCTAGAAGATGACAAATCGTACTTCCCTCCCTACCACGCACTGCCGTTAGTACGAGATGAAACACTCAAAGAATACCCAGAGCTAGAAGAGATACTTGGCCTTCTCGAAGGTCAGATCGACGAAGAAACGATGCAAATCATGAACGGAAAAGTCGATAATGACGGGATTATGGTTGAACTCGTCGCCAAGGAATTCTTGGTCGATAGTGGGTTAATTGAAGAATAG
- a CDS encoding DUF2564 family protein: protein MAKDSGPSWKKDHPGTFFGNSVEKADRAVKQAMSHPEEMAIEHAFNAIERAENAFRNAKQYNEELDTIEEHKGHLDVIRQQLNETQMKKGE, encoded by the coding sequence ATGGCAAAGGATTCTGGCCCGAGTTGGAAAAAGGATCATCCGGGTACATTTTTCGGTAATTCAGTGGAGAAAGCGGATCGTGCAGTGAAACAAGCGATGTCTCATCCAGAAGAGATGGCGATCGAGCATGCGTTTAATGCAATTGAGCGTGCTGAAAACGCGTTTAGGAATGCGAAGCAGTATAACGAAGAGTTAGATACGATTGAGGAACATAAAGGACATTTGGATGTGATTCGGCAACAATTGAATGAGACCCAGATGAAAAAAGGCGAGTAA
- a CDS encoding erythromycin esterase family protein, producing the protein MSRKLVAAIQEQAIPLDDPSAFDQLLKEVGDAQIVMIGEASHGTSDFYRLRAEFSKRLIQEKGFVAIAVEGDWPSVQRINSYVKGYDGRPALNELLSNSFSRWPAWMWANEEIAAFVTWLTRENEQRGADSLVGMYGIDLYSLYDSIDEVMNFLESHPSYGADLELAKKAFSCFEPYNRMPEHYALSSAHFTDECITEVSSLLESIRTNEERYPHANEQDLNLTMNALVAKNAEAYYRAMLRDDALSWNIRDTHMAEAIKEVQNYYGKDAKIIVWEHNTHIGDASATSMIDQGLTNVGELIREQYGRENTYAIGFGTYEGTVIAGSSWGETPEEMVVPPARFNTWEGQLHAAGAHDKLLLFDDKNRKQFDEWIGHRAIGVVYNPEFEAYGNFVPSRISERYDAFLYIDRSTALRPLS; encoded by the coding sequence ATGTCTAGAAAATTAGTAGCCGCTATTCAAGAGCAAGCGATTCCGCTGGATGATCCGTCTGCATTTGACCAGCTTTTGAAAGAGGTAGGGGATGCGCAGATTGTGATGATCGGCGAGGCATCGCATGGAACTTCTGATTTCTATCGACTGCGTGCCGAGTTTTCCAAACGTCTCATACAGGAAAAAGGTTTCGTGGCGATTGCTGTGGAGGGCGACTGGCCGTCTGTCCAGAGGATAAATAGCTATGTCAAAGGCTATGACGGTCGGCCCGCTCTAAACGAGTTGCTGTCGAATTCATTCAGCAGGTGGCCGGCATGGATGTGGGCGAATGAAGAAATAGCAGCATTTGTCACGTGGCTGACCCGAGAAAACGAGCAACGTGGTGCAGACTCCCTAGTCGGCATGTACGGCATCGACTTGTACAGTTTGTACGATTCGATCGATGAAGTCATGAACTTCTTGGAAAGCCATCCATCCTACGGGGCTGATCTGGAACTTGCCAAAAAAGCATTCTCTTGTTTTGAGCCGTATAATCGGATGCCCGAACACTATGCCCTGTCTTCTGCCCACTTCACGGATGAATGCATAACAGAGGTATCGAGCCTACTGGAATCTATCCGAACCAATGAAGAGCGCTACCCCCACGCGAATGAGCAAGATTTGAACTTAACAATGAATGCTCTAGTAGCGAAAAATGCGGAAGCCTATTACCGGGCGATGCTTCGAGATGATGCATTGTCATGGAATATTCGCGACACCCATATGGCAGAGGCAATTAAGGAAGTACAAAATTATTACGGAAAAGATGCCAAAATTATCGTGTGGGAACATAATACCCATATCGGTGACGCATCGGCGACTTCGATGATAGACCAAGGACTGACAAACGTCGGTGAGCTGATCCGGGAACAGTATGGCAGGGAAAATACGTACGCGATTGGTTTCGGCACATATGAAGGGACCGTCATTGCAGGAAGCAGTTGGGGAGAGACGCCGGAAGAAATGGTCGTACCGCCCGCACGTTTTAATACATGGGAAGGCCAACTGCACGCAGCGGGCGCACATGACAAATTGCTGTTGTTCGATGATAAAAACCGAAAGCAATTTGACGAATGGATCGGCCATCGCGCAATCGGTGTGGTCTACAATCCCGAGTTCGAAGCCTACGGCAACTTCGTCCCCTCGCGTATCAGCGAACGCTATGATGCCTTCCTGTACATCGACCGTTCGACTGCGTTGAGGCCGTTGAGCTAA